Part of the Azospirillum formosense genome is shown below.
TTGTAAAGGAAAAATATCCTAGGACGGTGTGCCGCCGCCGTGACGCTTACTGGCTCGCCCAGACGATGCGGGCCATCCAGGCGACCTCGGCGCGCGGGATGCTGCGGTCCGGATGGGCGCGGTTGATGGAGATCAGCTCGATCTTGGTGGCGGTTTCGCGGACAAGCTGCTTCGCCATTACCTCGCCGCCCTTGGTGCGGACGACGACACGGTCGTTGCGCCGGATCTGCGCGGCGGGCGAGACGATGATGGTGTCGCCGTCGCGGTACACGGGGTCCATGCTGTCCCCGGCGATCTCCAGCGCGTAGGCGTGGGGGTCGCCGATGCTGGGGAACAGAAGCTCGTCCCAGCCCACGCCGGAGGGAAAGCCGGCGTCGTCGAAAAAGCCGGCGTTGCCCGCCTGCGCGTAGCCGATGACCGGCACCCGTTGCAGCGAACCCGCGCCGGCGGAATCGCCGACGAGGCTGACGAATTCCGACAGCGACGCGCCGGTCGCCTCCAGAACCTTGGACACGCTCTCCGTCGAGGGCCAGCGGAGCTTGCCGTCGCCGGTGGTCCGCTTGCTCTTGTTGAAGGTCGTCGGGTCCAGCCCCGCGCGCCGCGCAAGCCCGGAGGCCGACAGCCCGTGCTGGGCCGCGAGGCGGTCGATCGCCCGCCAGATGTCCGCATGTTTGAGCATGGGAGGATAATCACATAATCGCGCCGGGCAGTCCCTAGGAACCTATTCATATTTTCCTTGACGGAGGACTTTAATCAGTACATAACGTGAACATGTGTTCGCCAGCCGCGCGCACCGCGGCCCATCCGGCGCTCCGCCCGAGAGCGAAGCTGCGCCCGCGAACGCATTAGCTGCAATTCCGAGGGAGACCCGCGCATGGTCCAACGCCGCAACACGTCCATGGTCCTGTCCGACGCCGTCGGGGAACCATTCGTCAGCGCGGAGGAAGCGTGGTTCTGGTCGGTCCAGGCGCAGGACGCCAAGGCCGCCGGCGCCCGCATCGCCGCCGGGCGGGGGCTGGTCCAGCGCCCGTGCGAGCCCGGCGACGTGCTGTGCGCGGTGGACCGGCTGTACCGCCGTCGCCTGCTGATCCGCGACCATCTGCATGTGCTGGTCCATTACGGGCGCCG
Proteins encoded:
- a CDS encoding helix-turn-helix transcriptional regulator, with the protein product MLKHADIWRAIDRLAAQHGLSASGLARRAGLDPTTFNKSKRTTGDGKLRWPSTESVSKVLEATGASLSEFVSLVGDSAGAGSLQRVPVIGYAQAGNAGFFDDAGFPSGVGWDELLFPSIGDPHAYALEIAGDSMDPVYRDGDTIIVSPAAQIRRNDRVVVRTKGGEVMAKQLVRETATKIELISINRAHPDRSIPRAEVAWMARIVWASQ